The following are encoded together in the Phenylobacterium sp. NIBR 498073 genome:
- a CDS encoding alpha/beta hydrolase: MSIAPPPIVMVHGAFCGGWAFERLRAPFEAAGHFVLTPDLRGHAEADAPHAVLGVSVTDYARDIARLCAGLDEAPILVGHSMGGLVCALAASRTPVRAMVLLAPTAPWGVAASSMEEAITAFGLHALGPFWAQAVGPDRGLARRYSLDRMDHAEREAVAARLRPESGRALWETLNWWLDPFMTTSVGPLDVPTLVIGGERDVVHPPATVRQTAARLGATFIEAPGMSHWLVAEPGWREIAEIAQGWLDEASASTPAG; encoded by the coding sequence ATGAGCATCGCCCCGCCGCCGATCGTCATGGTGCATGGCGCCTTCTGCGGCGGCTGGGCGTTCGAGCGCCTGCGCGCGCCCTTCGAGGCGGCCGGCCACTTCGTCCTGACGCCCGATCTGCGCGGCCACGCCGAGGCCGACGCGCCCCACGCCGTGCTCGGCGTTTCGGTCACCGACTATGCCCGTGACATAGCCCGGCTCTGCGCCGGCCTCGACGAGGCGCCGATCCTGGTCGGCCACTCGATGGGCGGGCTGGTCTGCGCCCTGGCCGCCAGCCGCACCCCGGTGCGGGCGATGGTGCTGCTGGCCCCGACCGCCCCCTGGGGCGTAGCGGCCTCGTCGATGGAGGAGGCTATCACCGCCTTCGGCTTGCACGCGCTCGGCCCGTTCTGGGCGCAGGCGGTGGGCCCCGACCGCGGCCTGGCGCGCCGCTACAGCCTCGACCGCATGGACCACGCCGAGCGCGAGGCCGTCGCCGCCCGCCTGCGGCCCGAGAGCGGCCGCGCGCTCTGGGAGACCCTGAACTGGTGGCTCGACCCGTTCATGACCACCAGCGTCGGCCCCCTTGACGTCCCGACCCTGGTGATCGGCGGCGAGCGCGACGTCGTCCATCCGCCCGCCACGGTCCGTCAGACCGCCGCGCGGCTGGGCGCGACGTTCATCGAGGCCCCCGGCATGAGCCACTGGCTGGTGGCCGAGCCGGGCTGGCGTGAAATCGCCGAAATCGCCCAGGGCTGGCTGGATGAGGCGTCAGCCTCGACTCCAGCCGGCTAG
- a CDS encoding RNA pyrophosphohydrolase: MTDLSAYRPNVGVVLFHPDGRVWLGRRFQTSEPYNWQFPQGGVDAGEDLYLAACRELAEETGVVTTTLLGRTDGWLAYDFPPGHNGSKIAKGWKGQRQVWFALRFDGQESEIDLSGDGHPEFDAWRWGSLDEAPGLVVPFKKAIYETVARAFHVFTGLPGRAA; this comes from the coding sequence ATGACTGACCTGTCCGCCTACCGCCCGAACGTGGGAGTGGTGTTGTTCCACCCCGATGGCCGGGTGTGGCTGGGCCGCCGCTTCCAGACCTCCGAGCCCTACAACTGGCAGTTCCCGCAGGGCGGCGTCGACGCCGGCGAGGACCTCTATCTGGCTGCCTGCCGTGAGCTGGCCGAGGAAACCGGAGTCGTCACCACCACCCTGCTCGGCCGCACCGACGGCTGGCTGGCCTACGACTTCCCGCCCGGCCACAACGGCTCGAAGATCGCCAAGGGCTGGAAGGGCCAACGCCAAGTCTGGTTCGCCCTGCGCTTCGACGGCCAGGAGAGCGAGATCGATCTTTCCGGCGACGGACACCCGGAGTTCGACGCTTGGCGATGGGGCAGCCTCGACGAGGCGCCCGGCCTGGTGGTGCCGTTCAAGAAGGCGATCTACGAAACCGTGGCACGCGCCTTCCACGTCTTCACGGGCCTGCCCGGCCGCGCGGCCTGA
- a CDS encoding divergent polysaccharide deacetylase family protein: protein MFSKKHLAPAIAAPAPAPPISETALRALANPYVGASAAGAVFILVLLTLVALIGDPKASSPVVRLSLAKIGGEAAPDGWREAMVRGGGQPTVTEDIFRLSETPIGADAALGEATITLEGGAFHAADPLPQAPLAGFHSQGPSGPLPIIAANGKTPAEAYARPFTPNGRPKVALVIGGLGLNAAATRQAIDTLPPEITLSFVPYAEGLQGWIDLARAAGHEVLLETPMEPSDYPDNDPGPYTLLADSPGSETVKKLEWVLSRATGYFGVTNYLGSRFMTSDTGMNAFQTALRGRGLAFIDDGQAARRTGPMRASAARIIDEQLSGQAIDQQLLAIEAGALQHGQALGSGFAYPVTLSQVAKWAESVESRGYQLAPASALASRR from the coding sequence ATGTTTTCGAAGAAGCACCTCGCCCCCGCGATCGCCGCCCCCGCGCCGGCCCCGCCGATCTCCGAAACCGCGCTCCGCGCCTTGGCGAATCCCTATGTCGGGGCCAGCGCCGCCGGAGCCGTGTTCATCCTCGTGCTGCTGACGCTGGTCGCCCTGATCGGCGACCCCAAGGCCAGTTCGCCCGTGGTGCGACTGTCCCTAGCCAAGATCGGCGGCGAGGCCGCGCCCGACGGCTGGCGCGAGGCGATGGTCCGCGGCGGCGGCCAGCCGACCGTCACCGAGGACATCTTCCGCCTTTCCGAGACCCCTATCGGCGCCGACGCGGCGCTGGGCGAGGCCACCATCACGCTCGAAGGCGGCGCCTTCCACGCCGCCGACCCGCTGCCCCAGGCGCCGCTGGCCGGCTTCCATTCGCAGGGGCCGAGCGGCCCGCTGCCGATCATCGCCGCCAACGGCAAAACCCCGGCCGAAGCCTATGCCCGCCCCTTCACCCCGAATGGCCGGCCCAAGGTCGCCCTTGTGATAGGCGGCCTGGGGCTGAACGCCGCGGCCACCCGCCAAGCGATCGACACCCTCCCCCCGGAGATCACCCTGTCGTTCGTGCCCTATGCCGAGGGCCTGCAGGGCTGGATCGACCTGGCCCGCGCCGCCGGCCACGAGGTGCTGCTGGAGACCCCGATGGAGCCCAGCGACTATCCCGACAACGACCCGGGCCCCTACACCCTGCTGGCCGATTCGCCCGGCTCGGAGACGGTCAAGAAGCTGGAATGGGTGCTGTCGCGCGCGACCGGCTATTTCGGCGTCACCAACTATCTCGGTTCGCGGTTCATGACCTCGGACACCGGCATGAACGCCTTCCAGACCGCCCTGCGCGGCCGCGGCCTGGCGTTCATCGACGATGGCCAGGCCGCCCGCCGCACCGGCCCGATGCGCGCCTCGGCCGCGCGCATCATCGACGAGCAGCTCTCCGGCCAGGCCATCGACCAGCAACTGCTGGCGATCGAGGCCGGAGCCCTGCAGCACGGCCAGGCGCTGGGCTCGGGCTTCGCCTACCCTGTGACCCTGTCGCAGGTCGCAAAGTGGGCTGAATCGGTTGAATCTAGGGGCTATCAACTGGCCCCGGCTTCCGCTTTGGCCTCGCGTCGCTAA
- a CDS encoding S41 family peptidase, producing MRKYFLIGASAFVLGAGSMAYVSQQALASAQAPNVKTYKMLELFGDVLDTVERQYVTEVDDQKLIEAAIDGMLTSLDPHSGYLNPDSFDDMRDQTRGEYGGLGLEVTSEEGVVKVISPMDGTPAFKAGVKPGDFITAVNGESVLGLSVNEAVKQMRGKPGEAVTLTIAREKSDPFDVKIVREVIKPKSATAKMEGDYGYLRVSGFNEKTTDEAEAALADLKAKNPKMKGLVLDLRNNPGGLLDQAVGISDMFLEGGEIVSQRGRDPRDIERYNARAGDVTGGLPMVVLVNSGSASAAEIVAGALQDRKRAEVVGLTTFGKGSVQTVIPLRGGMDGALKLTTARYYTPAGRSIQKTGIEPDLEVAETRDQAQRIANRAFQFSEASFRNALNAEEGKARRGAHIPAEAPPSGFDEDKGDFQLARAMDVLKYGSVAATPKLPKPEPKMAAVVSPKGAPALEKASPDKK from the coding sequence ATGCGTAAGTATTTTCTGATCGGGGCTTCGGCCTTCGTGCTCGGCGCCGGCTCCATGGCTTATGTGAGCCAGCAGGCCCTCGCCTCGGCCCAGGCGCCGAACGTGAAGACCTACAAGATGCTCGAGCTGTTCGGCGACGTGCTCGACACGGTCGAGCGTCAATACGTCACCGAGGTCGACGATCAGAAACTGATCGAGGCGGCCATCGACGGCATGCTGACCTCGCTCGATCCGCATTCGGGCTATCTGAACCCCGACTCCTTCGACGACATGCGCGACCAGACGCGCGGCGAGTACGGCGGCCTCGGGCTTGAGGTCACCAGCGAAGAAGGCGTGGTCAAGGTCATCTCGCCGATGGACGGCACGCCCGCCTTCAAGGCCGGCGTGAAGCCGGGCGACTTCATCACCGCGGTCAACGGCGAGAGCGTGCTCGGCCTGTCGGTCAACGAAGCCGTCAAGCAGATGCGCGGCAAGCCGGGCGAGGCGGTCACCCTGACCATCGCCCGCGAGAAGTCCGATCCGTTCGACGTGAAGATCGTCCGCGAGGTGATCAAGCCGAAGTCCGCCACCGCCAAGATGGAAGGCGACTACGGCTATCTGCGCGTCTCCGGCTTCAACGAGAAGACCACCGACGAGGCCGAGGCGGCCCTGGCCGACCTGAAGGCCAAGAACCCGAAGATGAAGGGCCTGGTGCTCGACCTGCGCAACAATCCGGGCGGGCTGCTCGACCAGGCGGTCGGCATCTCGGACATGTTCCTGGAAGGCGGCGAGATCGTCTCCCAGCGCGGCCGCGATCCGCGCGACATCGAGCGCTACAACGCCCGCGCCGGCGACGTGACCGGCGGTCTGCCGATGGTCGTGCTGGTCAACTCCGGCTCGGCCTCGGCGGCCGAGATCGTGGCTGGCGCGCTGCAGGACCGCAAGCGGGCCGAAGTGGTCGGCCTGACCACCTTCGGCAAGGGCTCGGTGCAGACCGTGATCCCGCTGCGCGGCGGCATGGACGGCGCGCTGAAGCTGACCACCGCGCGCTACTACACCCCGGCCGGACGCTCGATCCAGAAGACCGGCATCGAGCCGGACCTGGAGGTCGCCGAGACCCGTGACCAGGCCCAGCGCATCGCCAACCGCGCCTTCCAGTTCTCGGAAGCCTCGTTCCGCAATGCGCTTAACGCCGAGGAAGGCAAGGCCCGACGCGGCGCCCACATCCCGGCCGAAGCCCCGCCCAGCGGCTTCGACGAGGACAAGGGCGACTTCCAGCTGGCCCGCGCCATGGACGTGCTGAAGTACGGTTCGGTGGCCGCCACTCCGAAGCTCCCGAAGCCCGAACCGAAGATGGCTGCGGTGGTCTCGCCGAAGGGTGCGCCGGCGCTTGAGAAGGCCTCTCCGGACAAGAAATAG
- the rlmH gene encoding 23S rRNA (pseudouridine(1915)-N(3))-methyltransferase RlmH, producing MKITILAVGRLPRSPEVELVKLYVDRATAAGRSLGLGPVEVIEVESRKPGKGPEAEVLRPHLEGAHVIACDEHGTARASRAFAGEIARLRDDGARRLVFVIGGADGLDPSLLAAAHGKLAFGPQTWPHAMARAMLAEQVYRAVTILAGSPYHRD from the coding sequence ATGAAAATCACGATCCTCGCCGTCGGACGCTTGCCGCGCTCGCCGGAAGTCGAGCTGGTGAAGCTCTATGTCGACCGCGCGACCGCCGCCGGCCGTTCGCTCGGCCTTGGCCCGGTCGAGGTCATCGAGGTCGAGTCCCGCAAGCCGGGCAAGGGGCCTGAAGCCGAAGTGCTGCGGCCCCACCTCGAAGGCGCTCACGTCATCGCCTGCGACGAGCACGGAACGGCCAGGGCCTCGCGCGCTTTCGCCGGCGAGATCGCACGCCTGCGCGACGACGGCGCCCGGCGGCTGGTCTTCGTGATCGGCGGGGCCGACGGCCTGGATCCCTCGTTGCTGGCCGCCGCCCACGGCAAGCTGGCCTTCGGGCCGCAGACCTGGCCCCACGCCATGGCCCGCGCCATGCTGGCCGAGCAGGTCTATCGCGCCGTCACCATCCTGGCCGGCAGCCCCTATCATCGCGATTGA
- the rsfS gene encoding ribosome silencing factor has protein sequence MLRVSQRGNKGATPLSPDPAPRAHEAPVSGASSNPEAKITALGELILQRLDDDKAQDVVFIDLKGKSAVADALIVASGRSHRHVGAMADHLLRALKEEGLGKARVEGLPHCDWVLIDTGDVIVHLFRPEVRQFYNIEKIWSVDSAHRTPSS, from the coding sequence GTGCTAAGGGTCTCCCAGCGAGGCAACAAAGGAGCGACCCCGCTGAGCCCTGACCCTGCGCCTAGAGCGCACGAAGCCCCGGTTTCCGGCGCTTCTTCCAACCCCGAGGCGAAGATCACCGCCCTCGGTGAACTGATCCTGCAGCGCCTGGACGATGACAAGGCGCAGGACGTCGTCTTCATCGACCTGAAAGGCAAGAGCGCCGTCGCCGACGCGTTGATCGTGGCGTCGGGGCGTTCGCACCGTCATGTCGGCGCGATGGCCGACCACCTGCTGCGCGCGCTGAAGGAAGAAGGCCTGGGCAAGGCCCGGGTCGAAGGCCTGCCGCACTGCGACTGGGTGCTGATCGACACCGGCGACGTGATCGTCCACCTGTTCCGCCCGGAAGTGCGCCAGTTCTACAACATCGAGAAGATCTGGTCGGTCGACTCCGCGCATCGCACGCCGTCGAGCTGA
- a CDS encoding nicotinate-nucleotide adenylyltransferase, translating into MWFAGPARRRPVAGRPGALRLGFDLKPGMRVGLYGGSFNPAHEGHAHVAETARRRLQLDRVIWLVSPQNPLKAAHETAPLETRVAAARAIARGRSMIVSDAETRLGSQYTIDTIQALKARFPGVDFVWIMGADSLASFHRWRGWTQIMAQVPVAVVSRPWISLKSRSSPAARRFAGARVSLLEAKLLPGAKPPRWVFLTGPLNFQSSTALRARQAK; encoded by the coding sequence ATGTGGTTCGCCGGACCCGCTAGGCGCCGGCCTGTTGCGGGGCGTCCTGGAGCCCTGCGGCTCGGCTTCGACCTGAAGCCGGGGATGCGCGTCGGCCTCTATGGCGGCTCGTTCAATCCGGCCCACGAAGGCCATGCCCACGTCGCCGAGACCGCGCGCCGGCGTCTGCAGCTCGACCGGGTGATCTGGCTGGTCTCGCCGCAGAACCCGCTGAAGGCCGCGCACGAGACCGCGCCGCTGGAGACGCGCGTGGCCGCCGCCCGCGCCATCGCCCGCGGCCGCAGCATGATCGTCAGCGACGCCGAGACCCGGCTCGGCTCGCAATACACCATCGACACCATCCAGGCCCTGAAAGCCCGCTTTCCCGGCGTCGACTTCGTCTGGATCATGGGCGCCGACAGCCTGGCGAGCTTCCACCGCTGGCGTGGCTGGACCCAGATCATGGCGCAGGTGCCGGTGGCCGTGGTCTCGCGGCCGTGGATTTCGCTGAAAAGCCGCTCCTCGCCCGCGGCCCGGCGCTTCGCCGGCGCCCGGGTCTCGCTGCTGGAGGCCAAGCTGCTGCCCGGCGCCAAGCCGCCGCGCTGGGTGTTCCTCACCGGTCCGCTGAATTTCCAGTCCTCGACGGCCCTGCGCGCACGCCAGGCCAAATAG
- a CDS encoding aldehyde dehydrogenase family protein: protein MDDAAASTKAETGARTGKLETLVAGMPIPFGGDRVAYVSDKLAAAFKPGDRLVVVQETGDLLHVPASVQAIAAGAVGRAHDAFGQLAQVGDDAITAFFAAFADNLADDGAWGAIAKANAEDVARAQARGRSTTRLAVNAAMRADMIAGLHVWRDAKVGRGRLVERVEHPGWSVEQVAAPLGVVGFIFEGRPNVFADATGVLRTGNTVVFRIGSDALGTARAIVEHALDPALQAAGLPPGAAALVDSPEHAAGWAMFSDPRLALAVARGSGPAVAQLGAIARQAGAPVSLHGTGGAWMVAAADADPARFKAAVYHSLDRKVCNTLNVCAIVREAAGTLVPAFLEALDLAGERRRNVKLHVVEGSEGALPAAWRAARVTVGRAEGAVEEPKVELLAERDLAREWEWEETPELTLVLVDSVEGAAALFNRYSPQFAASLISQDAAAHERFYSAVNAPFVGDGFTRWVDGQFALDRPELGLSNWEHGRLFARGGVLSGDGVFTVRARVRQSDPNLDRNPATAKTL from the coding sequence ATGGACGACGCGGCGGCGAGCACCAAGGCCGAGACGGGAGCCCGGACGGGCAAGCTGGAGACGCTGGTCGCCGGCATGCCGATTCCGTTCGGCGGCGACCGCGTGGCCTATGTCTCCGACAAGCTGGCGGCCGCCTTCAAGCCGGGCGACCGGCTGGTGGTGGTCCAGGAAACCGGCGACCTGCTGCATGTGCCGGCGTCCGTCCAAGCGATCGCCGCCGGCGCCGTGGGCCGCGCCCACGACGCATTCGGCCAGCTCGCCCAGGTCGGCGACGACGCCATCACCGCCTTCTTCGCAGCCTTTGCGGACAACCTGGCCGACGACGGCGCCTGGGGCGCGATCGCCAAGGCCAACGCCGAGGACGTCGCCCGCGCCCAAGCAAGGGGCCGCTCCACCACCCGCCTGGCGGTCAACGCGGCGATGCGCGCCGACATGATCGCCGGCCTCCACGTCTGGCGGGACGCCAAGGTCGGCCGCGGCCGGCTGGTCGAGCGGGTCGAGCATCCCGGCTGGAGCGTCGAACAGGTCGCCGCCCCGCTGGGCGTGGTCGGCTTCATTTTCGAGGGCCGTCCCAACGTCTTCGCCGACGCCACCGGCGTGCTGCGCACCGGCAATACCGTGGTCTTCCGCATCGGCTCCGACGCGCTGGGCACCGCCCGCGCCATCGTCGAGCACGCGCTGGACCCGGCGCTGCAGGCCGCCGGCCTGCCGCCCGGCGCGGCCGCCCTGGTCGACAGCCCCGAGCACGCCGCCGGTTGGGCGATGTTCTCCGATCCGCGCCTGGCCCTGGCCGTCGCCCGCGGCTCCGGCCCGGCCGTGGCCCAGCTGGGCGCCATCGCCCGCCAGGCCGGCGCGCCGGTCAGCCTGCACGGCACGGGCGGCGCCTGGATGGTGGCCGCCGCCGACGCCGACCCGGCCCGGTTCAAGGCCGCCGTCTACCACTCGCTCGACCGCAAGGTCTGCAACACGCTCAACGTCTGCGCCATCGTCCGCGAGGCCGCCGGGACGCTCGTTCCCGCCTTCCTCGAGGCCCTGGACCTCGCCGGCGAGCGCCGCCGCAATGTGAAGCTGCATGTGGTCGAGGGTTCGGAAGGCGCCCTGCCCGCCGCCTGGCGAGCCGCCCGCGTCACCGTCGGCCGCGCCGAGGGCGCCGTCGAGGAGCCCAAGGTGGAGCTGCTGGCCGAACGCGACCTGGCCCGCGAGTGGGAGTGGGAAGAGACCCCGGAACTGACCCTGGTGCTAGTCGACAGCGTCGAGGGCGCCGCCGCCCTCTTCAACCGCTACAGCCCGCAGTTCGCCGCCAGCCTGATTTCGCAGGACGCCGCCGCGCACGAGCGCTTCTATAGCGCCGTCAACGCCCCCTTCGTCGGCGACGGCTTCACCCGCTGGGTCGACGGCCAGTTCGCCCTGGACCGGCCCGAGCTCGGCCTTTCCAACTGGGAGCATGGCCGCCTGTTCGCCCGCGGCGGGGTGCTGTCGGGCGACGGGGTGTTCACCGTCCGCGCCCGGGTCCGCCAGAGCGATCCCAACCTCGACCGCAATCCGGCCACGGCGAAGACGCTTTGA
- the proB gene encoding glutamate 5-kinase, whose amino-acid sequence MSRLGEAKRVVVKVGSALVAGETGPDSAWLSAFAADLARLRARGQQVLVVSSGAVALGRRRLSMGGRKLTLPEKQACAAAGQSELMRAWEEALVPHGLVAAQVLITRDDTEIRSRWLNAHATLSTLLGLGVIPVVNENDTVVTEEIRYGDNDRLAARVAQMIRAEALVLLSDIDGFYTADPRSNPAAEHLPRISQLTPEIEAMAGGANASAGVGTGGMATKIMAARIAQSAGCATIITLGRRPAPLAAIEAGEKATVIEPSVSVAAAYKAWIAGSLATSGAVIVDDGAAKALATGKSLLAAGMLAIEGRFGKGDAVVVVDETGREIGRGLARYDSEDAGRIRGLKSDAIEGVLGFSYGPMIHADDLALAARTPA is encoded by the coding sequence GTGAGCCGCCTCGGGGAGGCCAAGCGGGTCGTCGTCAAGGTCGGATCGGCGCTGGTGGCGGGCGAGACCGGCCCCGATTCGGCCTGGCTGTCGGCCTTCGCCGCCGACCTGGCGCGGTTGCGGGCCCGCGGCCAGCAGGTGCTGGTGGTCTCGTCGGGCGCCGTGGCGCTGGGCCGCCGCCGTCTTTCCATGGGCGGGCGCAAGCTGACCCTGCCCGAAAAGCAGGCCTGCGCCGCCGCCGGCCAATCGGAACTGATGCGGGCCTGGGAAGAGGCGCTGGTTCCACACGGCCTGGTCGCCGCCCAGGTGCTGATCACCCGCGACGACACCGAGATCCGCAGCCGCTGGCTGAACGCCCACGCCACGCTCTCGACCCTGCTGGGCCTGGGCGTGATCCCGGTCGTCAACGAGAACGACACCGTGGTCACCGAGGAAATCCGCTACGGCGACAACGACCGGCTGGCCGCGCGCGTCGCCCAGATGATCCGCGCCGAAGCCCTGGTCCTGCTGTCGGACATCGACGGCTTCTACACCGCCGATCCCCGCAGCAATCCAGCCGCCGAGCACCTGCCGCGCATCAGCCAGCTGACGCCCGAGATCGAGGCCATGGCCGGCGGAGCCAACGCCAGCGCCGGGGTCGGCACCGGCGGCATGGCCACCAAGATCATGGCCGCCCGCATCGCCCAGTCGGCCGGCTGCGCCACCATCATCACGCTGGGCCGGCGCCCTGCGCCGCTCGCGGCGATCGAGGCCGGCGAGAAGGCGACGGTGATCGAGCCGTCGGTCTCGGTCGCGGCCGCCTACAAGGCCTGGATCGCCGGCTCGCTGGCCACCTCCGGCGCGGTGATCGTCGACGATGGGGCGGCCAAGGCGCTGGCCACCGGCAAGAGCCTGCTGGCCGCCGGCATGCTCGCGATCGAGGGCCGCTTCGGCAAAGGCGACGCCGTGGTCGTGGTCGACGAAACCGGACGCGAGATCGGCCGCGGCCTGGCCCGCTACGACTCCGAGGACGCCGGGCGCATCCGCGGCCTGAAGTCCGACGCCATCGAGGGCGTGCTGGGCTTCAGCTACGGCCCGATGATCCACGCCGACGACCTGGCGCTGGCGGCGCGGACCCCAGCCTGA
- the obgE gene encoding GTPase ObgE, giving the protein MKFLDQCKIYVRSGNGGGGAVSFRREKYIEYGGPDGGDGGSGGDVWIEAVEGLNTLIDYRYTQHFKAGTGVHGMGRNRHGAAGDDVVLKVPVGTEVLDEDKETLIADMDTPGKRILLLKGGNGGWGNDRFKGPINQAPRHANPGQEGEERWIWLRLKLIADVGLVGLPNAGKSTFLAAASAAKPKIADYPFTTLAPNLGMVDLSPSERFVLADIPGLIEGASEGAGLGTRFLGHVERTAVLIHLVDATQTDVAEAWRTVRGELEAYGEDLGDKTEIVALSKIDALDDSVIAMQREALEEAIGGKVRLVSGVSGKGVTELLREAYGMVRARKAQIAEEEAEQSGGGGWTP; this is encoded by the coding sequence ATGAAGTTTCTCGACCAGTGCAAGATCTATGTCCGCTCCGGCAACGGCGGCGGCGGCGCTGTGTCGTTCCGGCGCGAGAAGTACATCGAGTACGGCGGTCCCGACGGCGGCGACGGCGGCAGCGGCGGCGACGTCTGGATCGAGGCGGTCGAGGGTCTCAACACCCTGATCGACTACCGCTACACGCAGCACTTCAAGGCCGGCACCGGCGTGCATGGCATGGGCCGCAACCGCCACGGCGCGGCCGGCGACGACGTGGTCCTCAAGGTCCCGGTGGGCACCGAAGTCCTCGACGAGGACAAGGAGACCCTGATCGCCGACATGGATACGCCCGGCAAGCGCATCCTGCTGCTCAAGGGCGGCAACGGCGGCTGGGGCAACGACCGCTTCAAGGGCCCGATCAACCAGGCCCCGCGCCACGCCAATCCGGGCCAGGAGGGCGAGGAGCGCTGGATCTGGCTGCGGCTGAAGCTGATCGCCGACGTCGGCCTGGTCGGCCTGCCCAACGCCGGCAAGTCGACCTTCCTGGCCGCGGCCAGCGCCGCCAAGCCGAAGATCGCCGACTATCCGTTCACGACGCTCGCCCCCAACCTCGGCATGGTCGATCTCTCGCCCAGCGAGCGCTTCGTGCTGGCCGACATTCCCGGTCTGATCGAAGGCGCCTCGGAGGGCGCGGGCCTCGGCACTCGGTTCCTCGGCCACGTGGAGCGCACGGCGGTGCTGATCCACCTCGTCGACGCCACCCAGACCGACGTCGCCGAAGCCTGGCGCACCGTCCGCGGCGAGCTCGAGGCCTATGGCGAGGACCTCGGCGACAAGACCGAGATCGTCGCGCTCAGCAAGATCGACGCCCTCGACGACAGCGTCATCGCCATGCAGCGGGAGGCCCTGGAAGAGGCGATCGGCGGCAAGGTGCGGCTGGTCTCCGGGGTATCTGGCAAGGGCGTGACCGAACTGCTGCGCGAGGCCTACGGCATGGTCCGCGCCCGCAAGGCGCAGATCGCCGAGGAAGAGGCCGAACAGTCCGGCGGCGGAGGCTGGACGCCGTGA
- a CDS encoding GNAT family N-acetyltransferase, whose amino-acid sequence MCAIELEPVITTQRLRLRKARKADAARLASFANDFDVARMTTGMPYPYGVEHAEGFLEKASEADPAREAVFVVDHPEHGAIGVLGFDTREGGEREIGYWIGRPYWGQGYATEAASGALVWAHRTWGRRYMHAGHFADNPASGQVLCNAGFLYTGDVELRPSIARGGRATPTRMMVWLA is encoded by the coding sequence ATGTGCGCGATCGAACTGGAGCCCGTCATCACGACGCAGCGGCTGCGGCTGCGTAAGGCCCGCAAGGCCGACGCAGCCCGCCTGGCGAGCTTCGCCAACGACTTCGACGTGGCCCGCATGACCACGGGCATGCCCTATCCCTACGGGGTTGAGCACGCCGAAGGCTTCCTGGAGAAGGCCAGCGAGGCCGATCCCGCCCGCGAGGCGGTGTTCGTCGTCGACCACCCCGAGCACGGCGCCATCGGCGTGCTGGGCTTCGACACCCGCGAGGGCGGCGAGCGCGAGATCGGCTACTGGATCGGCCGCCCCTACTGGGGCCAGGGCTACGCCACCGAGGCCGCCAGCGGCGCGCTGGTCTGGGCGCACCGCACCTGGGGTCGGCGCTACATGCATGCCGGCCACTTCGCCGACAACCCGGCCTCGGGCCAGGTGCTGTGCAACGCCGGCTTCCTCTACACCGGCGATGTCGAGTTGCGCCCGTCGATCGCCCGCGGCGGCCGGGCCACCCCGACCCGGATGATGGTGTGGCTGGCTTGA
- the rpmA gene encoding 50S ribosomal protein L27 yields MAHKKSGGSSRNGRDSAGRRLGVKKFGGEAVVGGNIIVRQRGTKFFPGDNVGIGKDHTLFATAAGAVKFVTKRDDRTYVNVVVAQAAE; encoded by the coding sequence ATGGCTCACAAGAAATCTGGCGGCTCTTCGCGCAACGGTCGCGACTCGGCTGGCCGCCGCCTTGGCGTCAAGAAGTTCGGTGGTGAAGCTGTCGTCGGCGGCAACATCATCGTGCGCCAGCGCGGCACGAAGTTCTTCCCGGGCGACAACGTCGGCATCGGCAAGGACCACACCCTCTTCGCGACCGCCGCCGGCGCCGTGAAATTCGTGACCAAGCGCGACGACCGCACCTACGTGAACGTGGTTGTGGCCCAAGCAGCTGAATAA
- the rplU gene encoding 50S ribosomal protein L21 — MYAVIKTGGKQYRVQAGDLLVVEKLDGEPGAEVAFGDVLMVGDGEAVTIGAPLVDGAKVSATLIETRKGEKVKIFKKIRRQGYRRTRGHRQSETVLRVTAIDGAGKSAKWDGKVDLTSKALLDARARNLKNVVAELEAAAAPAKAEAPAKKAAPKKAAAKKSDDAAE, encoded by the coding sequence ATGTACGCGGTGATCAAAACCGGCGGAAAGCAGTACCGGGTTCAAGCCGGTGACCTGCTGGTCGTCGAAAAGCTCGACGGTGAACCCGGTGCGGAAGTCGCGTTCGGCGACGTCCTCATGGTCGGTGACGGCGAGGCCGTGACCATCGGCGCCCCGCTGGTCGATGGCGCGAAGGTCTCGGCCACCCTGATCGAAACCCGCAAGGGCGAGAAGGTGAAGATCTTCAAGAAGATCCGCCGCCAGGGCTATCGCCGCACCCGCGGTCACCGCCAGTCGGAAACCGTCCTGCGCGTCACCGCGATCGACGGCGCCGGCAAGTCGGCCAAGTGGGACGGCAAGGTCGACCTGACCTCGAAGGCCCTGCTGGACGCTCGCGCCCGTAACCTGAAGAACGTGGTCGCCGAACTGGAAGCTGCGGCCGCCCCGGCCAAGGCCGAAGCTCCGGCCAAGAAGGCTGCGCCGAAGAAGGCCGCCGCCAAGAAGTCTGACGACGCCGCCGAATAA